A DNA window from uncultured Methanoregula sp. contains the following coding sequences:
- a CDS encoding flagellin, with protein MKSINNDNAFTGLEAAIVLIAFVVVAAVFSYVVLGAGFFTTQKSQEVVHTGVQQASSTLEIVGNVYGTGTAGSSINRINFSAALAPGGTPVDFEKVVITYSNASQLETLGRMPNKGDTVTTGKWGVVTVQNQVTNDYVLEKGEQFDITAMPTNPIVKNDQFQLEIKPAIGAALSISRTAPASILTVNTLY; from the coding sequence ATGAAATCGATAAACAATGATAATGCTTTCACCGGCCTCGAGGCAGCGATTGTGCTCATTGCATTCGTTGTCGTTGCGGCGGTGTTCTCGTATGTGGTGCTCGGCGCCGGGTTCTTCACTACCCAGAAGAGCCAGGAAGTCGTTCACACCGGTGTACAGCAGGCAAGCTCAACTCTCGAAATTGTCGGCAATGTCTATGGTACCGGAACGGCAGGATCTTCAATCAACAGGATCAATTTCTCGGCTGCATTAGCTCCCGGTGGAACCCCGGTTGACTTTGAGAAAGTCGTCATCACCTACAGCAATGCATCCCAGCTGGAAACTCTCGGACGTATGCCTAACAAAGGAGATACCGTTACTACAGGAAAATGGGGAGTTGTCACAGTCCAGAACCAGGTAACCAATGACTATGTACTCGAGAAAGGCGAGCAGTTCGATATCACGGCAATGCCAACAAACCCCATTGTCAAGAACGACCAGTTCCAGCTTGAGATCAAGCCGGCGATCGGTGCAGCACTCTCAATCTCTCGTACTGCCCCGGCTTCGATCCTGACGGTCAATACCCTCTACTAA
- a CDS encoding PEGA domain-containing protein, whose protein sequence is MRKDLLVIGIIFGIVLLSVSPVTALGGQEGWIQVMCNVDGASVSFNGVYQGIISGGSLTVPVYTTGSPVNTVSVEKSGYTPFSTSVEMPSAGQTRTVYATLNPVPTQAPVNYGSISVESQPSGAQIYFNGNYRGLSPLVISDVWPGTYTIEADMSGYQPYTTSVSVSSGSRSSVYCPLSRLDTTGSLYIISQPTGSNIYLDSVYRGITPMTINNVAATTHIVQLDHAGYYDWKSTVDVPAGGTRTVDGTLNPLPVSSSGWIYVSSSPGGAAVTVDGISFGQTPASGSLKLNNIPVGSRTVALSLNGYQPYSAVVSVTANTVTEVNKVLQPLSPVSGTGGLSVSSTPSGANVFLDNNFIGITPLTLNSVAAGNHLVTMRLDGYQDYSTTIQVNAGATSTVSSALVAATPTHKSPVLPVTILGALLVVALFVKRKY, encoded by the coding sequence ATGAGAAAAGATCTTCTTGTTATTGGTATTATTTTTGGTATTGTTCTCCTGTCAGTCTCTCCTGTTACTGCACTCGGTGGTCAGGAAGGCTGGATCCAGGTAATGTGCAATGTCGATGGTGCAAGTGTCAGTTTCAACGGGGTATACCAGGGAATCATTTCCGGCGGATCCCTCACGGTTCCGGTGTACACAACCGGCTCACCGGTAAATACCGTGTCCGTTGAGAAGAGCGGGTATACACCATTTTCAACCTCGGTCGAGATGCCGTCAGCGGGACAGACCCGGACTGTCTACGCCACTCTCAACCCGGTCCCGACCCAGGCTCCGGTGAATTACGGTTCGATCTCGGTGGAATCCCAGCCATCGGGCGCACAGATCTATTTCAATGGGAATTATCGGGGCCTCTCTCCTCTGGTCATCAGCGATGTCTGGCCCGGGACGTACACGATCGAAGCAGACATGTCCGGCTACCAGCCCTACACAACCTCGGTATCGGTCTCCTCCGGATCGAGATCCAGTGTCTACTGCCCGCTCTCCCGGCTCGATACCACCGGTTCGCTCTACATAATCTCCCAGCCGACCGGTTCCAATATCTATCTTGACAGTGTCTACCGGGGCATCACTCCGATGACGATCAACAATGTGGCTGCAACTACCCATATTGTCCAGCTCGATCATGCCGGTTATTATGACTGGAAGTCCACGGTTGACGTTCCTGCCGGGGGTACCAGGACGGTTGACGGGACTTTGAATCCCCTGCCGGTCAGCAGCTCTGGATGGATTTATGTCTCTTCGAGCCCAGGTGGTGCAGCGGTTACGGTCGACGGGATCAGTTTCGGGCAGACACCCGCCTCCGGCTCCCTCAAACTGAATAACATCCCCGTAGGGTCCCGCACGGTTGCCCTTTCCCTGAACGGGTACCAGCCCTACTCCGCTGTGGTCAGTGTTACCGCAAATACTGTTACGGAAGTGAACAAGGTTCTCCAGCCACTCTCACCGGTATCCGGTACGGGGGGTCTGTCCGTGTCCTCGACACCATCGGGTGCCAATGTCTTCCTTGATAACAATTTTATCGGGATCACACCTCTTACGCTGAACAGTGTCGCTGCCGGTAATCATCTCGTGACCATGCGGCTTGATGGATACCAGGATTATTCAACAACCATCCAGGTAAATGCCGGTGCTACCAGCACGGTCTCTTCCGCGCTGGTTGCAGCAACGCCTACGCACAAATCCCCGGTTCTGCCAGTAACAATTCTCGGGGCACTGCTGGTCGTCGCCCTGTTTGTGAAGCGGAAATATTAA
- a CDS encoding class I SAM-dependent methyltransferase encodes MLQRNSPDGKIWEKEYSVRGCLWGGAIHILPALPVSSRVLELGCGNGKTLGGMLRKGWDVVATDFSPAAVKLSRKIASPGFSCEIVLSDAGHIPFRPGSFDCVFAWHLLGHMSADDRWHCTGEIARVLRPQGRLFFSEFSEKDFRFGNGQEIEPGTFLRGTGVRTHYFSENEVRNLFSSFGIESIAEPAWTLRVRGINHVRSEIQAVFFKKDC; translated from the coding sequence ATGCTACAAAGGAATTCACCGGACGGGAAAATCTGGGAGAAGGAGTATTCAGTACGCGGCTGCCTGTGGGGTGGGGCCATCCATATCCTGCCCGCACTCCCGGTCTCTTCACGGGTACTGGAACTCGGATGCGGGAATGGCAAAACTCTTGGGGGCATGCTCCGGAAAGGCTGGGATGTTGTGGCCACGGATTTCTCTCCTGCTGCAGTAAAGCTGTCCCGGAAAATCGCATCACCAGGATTTTCCTGTGAGATCGTGCTGTCCGATGCAGGACACATACCGTTCCGGCCCGGATCCTTTGATTGTGTATTTGCCTGGCATCTTCTTGGTCACATGAGCGCAGATGATCGCTGGCACTGCACCGGGGAAATCGCACGGGTCCTCCGGCCGCAGGGCCGTCTCTTCTTCTCGGAATTTTCAGAAAAGGATTTCCGGTTTGGTAACGGGCAGGAGATCGAACCGGGAACCTTTTTGAGAGGAACCGGTGTCCGGACACACTATTTTTCCGAGAACGAAGTCCGAAACCTTTTCTCATCGTTCGGTATCGAATCGATCGCAGAACCGGCGTGGACCCTCCGTGTGCGAGGGATAAATCACGTCCGTTCCGAGATCCAGGCTGTATTTTTCAAAAAGGATTGCTGA
- a CDS encoding ASKHA domain-containing protein encodes MADHVNVVFHPVNRVVSIPAGATVLDAIRLAGIQFESICGGKGECNKCRIIYLKGTCDIGTPESLKGLTPGEIEKNYCRACHTHVQGDCEFIIPVESRIDAPKILLNHIVPHGELAPAVTKHLLKTGDSLHPSSDHRSLKLEGYSGTRPHMTRHQNHLLAYTKDTVTVTISKTNRYPEVVSIEPGDTTRTVFGIALDLGTTTVVGILVDLATGKTIAHASAMNRQITYGEELLTRIAFAKKGEGKRKLQAAAIDSINDVIGQLAVMADIGADSIYDVCIAGNTVMHHLFLGMESSALELANTEISRKPVIVRARSLGLLVNPDSFVYCLPNVSRFVGGDAVGDVVASKMYRSEDLSLLIDLGTNGEVVLGNSEWLSSVSCASGPAFEGAGISSGMRAMRGAIDHIAIDPATCAVHWTTIDNEPPRGLCGSAIIDAAAAMADAGILDFTGKFVDGRPGVRQGPDGSEFVLVEKEKTATGRDIVITRQDMAYLIDSKAAACGSIGVLLKKYRIAVSDVRHVYLAGAFGAYADQQKIIRFGIIPDFPHAAYHILGNGSLSGAHALLVSMKNRQEAEEVAMKMVYIDLLVDSDFIEEYSSAVYIPGKKEFFPR; translated from the coding sequence ATGGCAGATCACGTCAACGTTGTATTCCACCCGGTAAACCGGGTTGTCAGCATCCCTGCCGGTGCAACCGTACTGGATGCGATCCGGCTTGCCGGTATCCAGTTCGAGAGCATCTGCGGGGGAAAGGGGGAGTGCAACAAGTGCCGGATCATCTATCTCAAAGGAACCTGCGACATCGGGACCCCCGAAAGTCTCAAAGGATTGACCCCGGGCGAGATTGAGAAGAACTATTGCCGGGCCTGCCACACGCATGTGCAGGGCGACTGCGAGTTTATCATTCCGGTCGAGAGCCGGATCGATGCCCCGAAGATTCTCTTGAACCATATCGTTCCCCATGGAGAGCTTGCGCCGGCGGTAACAAAACACCTATTAAAGACCGGGGATTCCCTTCACCCGTCTTCTGACCATCGGTCGCTCAAACTCGAAGGCTATTCCGGCACACGCCCGCATATGACCCGCCACCAGAATCACCTGCTGGCATATACAAAAGATACTGTAACAGTCACCATCTCGAAAACAAACCGTTACCCGGAAGTTGTCAGTATCGAACCTGGCGATACAACCCGCACCGTTTTCGGGATTGCGCTCGACCTCGGGACAACCACCGTTGTCGGGATCCTCGTCGATCTCGCCACCGGAAAAACCATTGCCCATGCCTCCGCAATGAACCGCCAGATAACGTACGGCGAAGAGTTGCTGACGCGTATAGCGTTTGCAAAAAAGGGCGAGGGGAAACGGAAGCTCCAGGCTGCTGCAATCGATAGTATCAATGATGTGATAGGCCAGCTTGCAGTTATGGCTGATATCGGGGCAGATTCCATCTATGATGTCTGCATTGCCGGCAACACGGTCATGCACCATCTCTTTCTTGGAATGGAGTCGTCTGCTCTTGAGCTTGCCAATACCGAGATCTCAAGAAAGCCGGTAATTGTCAGGGCCCGGTCCCTGGGGCTTCTTGTCAACCCGGACTCCTTTGTGTACTGCCTCCCGAACGTCAGCCGGTTCGTTGGCGGAGATGCGGTAGGGGATGTTGTAGCCTCGAAAATGTACCGGTCGGAAGATCTTTCGCTTCTCATCGATCTCGGAACAAACGGGGAAGTGGTCCTGGGGAATTCCGAATGGCTCTCATCGGTATCCTGTGCATCCGGCCCTGCGTTTGAAGGCGCGGGCATCTCCTCCGGCATGCGGGCCATGCGGGGAGCCATCGATCATATTGCAATCGATCCGGCAACCTGTGCTGTACACTGGACCACGATTGATAACGAGCCCCCCCGGGGTCTCTGTGGATCTGCTATCATCGATGCGGCTGCTGCAATGGCAGATGCGGGGATCCTCGACTTTACCGGAAAGTTTGTAGATGGCCGACCGGGAGTCCGGCAGGGCCCGGACGGATCTGAATTTGTGCTCGTGGAAAAAGAGAAGACCGCAACCGGCCGGGATATTGTTATCACCCGGCAGGACATGGCGTACCTGATCGATTCCAAGGCTGCTGCCTGCGGTTCGATTGGCGTACTCTTAAAGAAATACCGCATCGCCGTTTCCGATGTCCGCCACGTGTACCTGGCCGGGGCTTTCGGTGCATATGCCGACCAGCAGAAGATCATCCGGTTCGGCATAATTCCTGATTTTCCCCATGCTGCATATCACATTCTCGGGAACGGTTCGCTCTCGGGAGCTCATGCCCTGCTCGTCTCGATGAAGAACCGGCAGGAAGCCGAGGAGGTTGCAATGAAGATGGTTTATATCGATCTTCTCGTGGATTCGGATTTCATCGAAGAATATTCTTCTGCAGTGTATATCCCGGGAAAGAAGGAGTTTTTCCCCCGGTAA
- the acsC gene encoding acetyl-CoA decarbonylase/synthase complex subunit gamma: protein MSQAGSMPEQKRRKSIREISPIDVYKHLPKTNCRECGEANCMAFATRLVNGELVLNDCPPVLAEENAGSYDALAVLLAPPVRAVQIGTGESRVTVGGKYVLQRHEFTYHNPTPIALDVHDLMQEEELLERVRHIEMFSYNYIGRKLVPNAIAVRSCSGDPETFGSVVRKVAGASRYPLILCALDPAVMKAGLEEIPGQRPLIYAATERTWKEMAELALAHDAPLAVFAPNNLSLLRSLVRTLKEYGVSDLVLDPGTYAEEGLADTINNFTAIRAGACRNFDELFGYPLLGVPLTVWAGEEISEEVLKWREAITASMLLSRYADILIMHCLDGWVLLPQLIWRFNLYTDPRKPVSVESGVKSFGRPNPDSPVLITTNYALTYFTVESDIKSANLDCYLIVVDTGGLSVESAVAGRYFTADSIRDALKAYNVSSLVSHNVLIIPGLAARLSGETEEASGWRILVGPKDSSGIPQYLRDNWPPDTA, encoded by the coding sequence ATGAGCCAGGCGGGAAGCATGCCGGAACAGAAACGCAGAAAAAGCATCCGCGAGATCAGTCCCATCGATGTATACAAACATCTCCCGAAGACCAACTGCCGGGAGTGCGGGGAGGCCAACTGCATGGCTTTTGCAACCCGGCTTGTCAACGGGGAACTGGTGCTCAATGATTGCCCCCCGGTCCTTGCTGAAGAGAATGCCGGCTCGTATGATGCGCTCGCCGTCCTGCTTGCACCGCCGGTTCGTGCAGTGCAGATAGGAACCGGGGAATCCCGGGTAACCGTTGGCGGGAAATATGTCCTCCAGCGACACGAGTTCACGTACCACAACCCGACGCCGATAGCACTTGATGTCCACGATCTCATGCAGGAAGAAGAACTGCTTGAACGGGTCCGGCACATCGAGATGTTCTCGTACAATTATATCGGCAGGAAACTGGTGCCAAACGCAATCGCAGTCCGGTCCTGCTCGGGCGATCCCGAAACCTTCGGGTCCGTTGTCCGGAAGGTTGCCGGTGCAAGCCGGTATCCCCTCATCCTCTGCGCTCTTGACCCGGCAGTCATGAAAGCCGGCCTGGAGGAGATTCCCGGCCAGCGGCCGCTCATCTATGCTGCTACTGAACGCACGTGGAAGGAGATGGCGGAGCTGGCACTTGCGCACGATGCACCCCTTGCCGTCTTTGCCCCGAACAATCTTAGCCTCCTCCGCTCGCTTGTCAGGACTTTGAAAGAGTATGGCGTATCGGACCTGGTTCTCGATCCCGGGACTTATGCCGAGGAAGGGCTCGCGGATACTATCAACAATTTCACTGCAATCCGGGCCGGTGCCTGCAGGAATTTCGATGAACTGTTCGGCTACCCGCTTCTCGGTGTCCCGCTGACGGTCTGGGCCGGTGAAGAGATCTCTGAAGAGGTGCTCAAGTGGCGGGAAGCGATAACCGCGTCCATGCTCCTCTCCCGGTACGCAGATATCTTGATCATGCACTGCCTGGATGGCTGGGTGCTCCTTCCCCAGCTCATCTGGCGGTTCAATCTCTACACAGACCCAAGGAAACCCGTCTCTGTTGAGTCGGGTGTAAAATCGTTCGGCCGGCCAAACCCGGACTCGCCTGTACTCATCACCACCAATTACGCGCTCACGTATTTCACGGTAGAATCCGATATCAAGTCTGCAAATCTCGACTGTTATCTCATTGTCGTGGATACCGGCGGCCTGAGTGTGGAAAGTGCTGTTGCCGGACGCTACTTCACGGCCGATTCGATCCGGGATGCTCTCAAAGCCTATAATGTATCCAGTCTTGTCAGCCACAATGTCCTCATCATCCCGGGGCTCGCAGCCCGTCTGAGCGGCGAGACCGAGGAGGCATCCGGCTGGAGGATCCTGGTCGGCCCGAAAGATTCCTCCGGCATCCCGCAATACCTCCGGGACAACTGGCCCCCGGATACAGCCTGA
- the cdhD gene encoding CO dehydrogenase/acetyl-CoA synthase subunit delta, which translates to MAQKRIDVSTDNEKLLSLAPQILELLKGVRQVELENFTMEIGDLELFIPAFGGMQPQPVSTPGLAVKAPAKPTELYRESYAPLEFSYPGQIREVTLGATRAEGGSRSSSITIGGATTPAYFDGLHLPPHLPVIALDVFDMNVSLPKVLRENVSEVMEDPAEWAKMNVKKFGADAITIHLMSTDPLFKDATPASAVKTVEEILQAVDVPIIVGGCGDPRKDAEVFTAVAEMAQGERLLLNSVTLDMAESKTLERVATAARDNGHVLLAFTGLELNNAKELNRRLYQYIPPEQIVMDLTTVALGYGLEYSFTIHERARYAALMGDSELAHPVISAATNAWAAREAWMKMSPEYGSRQLRGPIWETINALTLLLAGMDLFLMMHPAAVLTLKDVIHRLGRPGSAKSDSIQDWVSVRL; encoded by the coding sequence ATGGCGCAAAAAAGGATTGATGTATCCACGGATAATGAGAAGCTCCTCTCCCTGGCACCCCAGATCCTGGAACTCTTAAAAGGGGTCCGCCAGGTGGAGCTCGAGAACTTCACCATGGAGATAGGCGATCTCGAACTCTTCATTCCTGCGTTTGGCGGTATGCAGCCTCAACCCGTCTCCACCCCGGGCCTGGCAGTCAAGGCCCCGGCCAAGCCCACGGAGCTGTATCGTGAATCTTATGCCCCCCTTGAATTTTCCTATCCCGGGCAAATCCGGGAAGTGACCCTGGGTGCGACCCGGGCAGAGGGAGGGAGCCGGTCATCGTCCATCACGATTGGCGGGGCGACAACGCCTGCGTACTTTGACGGCCTTCACCTCCCGCCCCATCTGCCGGTCATCGCTCTCGATGTATTTGACATGAACGTTTCCCTTCCCAAGGTGCTCAGAGAGAATGTTTCTGAGGTCATGGAAGATCCCGCTGAGTGGGCAAAGATGAACGTGAAGAAATTCGGGGCCGATGCCATCACCATCCACCTGATGAGCACCGATCCCCTTTTCAAGGATGCCACCCCTGCATCGGCGGTAAAAACGGTCGAAGAGATCCTCCAGGCTGTGGATGTCCCGATTATTGTCGGCGGGTGCGGGGATCCCCGGAAGGATGCGGAAGTCTTCACGGCAGTTGCCGAGATGGCCCAGGGAGAACGCCTTCTCCTCAATTCGGTCACGCTTGATATGGCGGAGTCCAAGACCCTTGAGCGGGTCGCGACTGCGGCCCGGGACAACGGGCACGTGCTGCTTGCTTTCACCGGTCTTGAACTGAACAATGCGAAAGAGCTCAACCGCCGGTTGTACCAGTACATCCCTCCGGAACAGATCGTGATGGACCTGACAACCGTTGCGCTCGGGTACGGTCTTGAGTATTCATTCACCATCCACGAGCGGGCCCGGTATGCTGCGCTGATGGGCGATTCTGAGCTTGCACACCCGGTGATCTCTGCAGCCACCAATGCCTGGGCGGCCCGGGAAGCCTGGATGAAGATGTCTCCCGAGTACGGCTCCCGGCAGCTCCGGGGCCCGATCTGGGAGACCATCAATGCGCTCACGCTCCTCCTCGCCGGCATGGATCTCTTCCTCATGATGCACCCGGCAGCGGTGCTTACCTTGAAAGACGTGATCCACCGGCTCGGAAGACCCGGGAGTGCGAAATCCGACAGCATACAGGACTGGGTGAGTGTGAGATTATGA
- the cdhC gene encoding CO dehydrogenase/CO-methylating acetyl-CoA synthase complex subunit beta, giving the protein MFETIPVEVGLVHEGERVRKNDMQVELGGPSVPEKFEIVRVRTPDQIEDGAIRILGPDIGDMEEGKHYPLGILVEISGSRVETDLEGVVERRIHEYCNYIEGFMHLNQRYDIWIRLSKKAFRKGLTSFRFIGQVMIELFRNELPIIEKIQVSFITDPEKIRPLYAEALQMYEARDARARGLLDEDVDSFYGCALCQSFAPTHVCVITPQRYANCGAISWFDGRAAAGIDPDGPIYAIEKGECLDAENGEYSGVNESAKKRSMGEVNRVYLYSAFGYPHTSCGCFEGIAFYIPEVEGFGIVLRSFREPTVNGLPFSTMADSTAGGRQVEGFHGISIEYMRSRRFMHADGGYDRVVWMPSDTKEKLRQFIPASVIDAIATEKDVSSIPDLKSFLETHNHPVIQRWKAPAAEEQKSPGGGTVLSVGDIPFQSGGFRIIFKNARITADKVIIQPIRPGYGGDDHGAKKD; this is encoded by the coding sequence ATGTTTGAGACGATACCTGTTGAAGTCGGCCTTGTCCATGAGGGAGAACGTGTCCGGAAAAATGACATGCAGGTCGAGCTCGGGGGCCCGTCGGTTCCCGAAAAGTTCGAGATCGTAAGAGTCCGCACGCCGGACCAGATCGAGGATGGCGCAATACGCATCCTCGGTCCCGATATTGGCGATATGGAAGAAGGCAAGCACTATCCCCTCGGGATCCTCGTGGAGATCTCCGGATCCCGGGTCGAGACCGATCTTGAAGGCGTGGTCGAGCGGCGTATCCACGAGTACTGCAATTACATCGAGGGTTTCATGCACCTCAATCAGCGGTACGACATCTGGATCCGTCTCTCCAAAAAAGCATTCAGAAAGGGACTCACCTCCTTCCGGTTCATTGGCCAGGTGATGATCGAACTCTTCCGGAACGAACTCCCCATCATCGAGAAGATCCAGGTCTCGTTCATCACCGATCCTGAAAAGATCCGCCCCCTCTACGCAGAAGCTCTCCAGATGTACGAGGCCCGTGATGCACGCGCCCGGGGACTCCTGGACGAAGATGTCGATTCCTTCTATGGCTGTGCGCTCTGCCAGTCCTTTGCCCCGACCCATGTCTGTGTCATCACCCCCCAGCGTTACGCCAACTGCGGGGCCATCAGCTGGTTTGACGGGAGGGCGGCAGCCGGTATCGACCCCGACGGACCGATATATGCCATCGAGAAGGGTGAGTGCCTGGATGCCGAGAATGGCGAGTACAGCGGTGTAAATGAGAGTGCCAAGAAGCGGTCCATGGGAGAGGTGAACCGTGTTTATCTTTACTCGGCCTTCGGTTACCCCCATACGTCCTGCGGCTGCTTCGAAGGAATTGCGTTTTACATTCCGGAAGTCGAGGGCTTCGGCATTGTGCTGCGCAGTTTCCGTGAACCTACCGTGAACGGCCTTCCCTTCTCAACTATGGCAGACTCGACTGCCGGCGGCCGGCAGGTCGAGGGTTTCCACGGAATCTCGATCGAATACATGCGGTCCAGGCGGTTCATGCATGCCGACGGGGGATATGACCGGGTGGTCTGGATGCCGTCCGATACAAAAGAGAAACTCCGGCAGTTTATTCCCGCAAGTGTCATCGATGCCATTGCAACTGAGAAGGATGTCTCATCCATTCCTGATCTCAAATCCTTCCTGGAAACCCATAACCATCCTGTTATCCAGCGGTGGAAGGCACCGGCTGCCGAAGAGCAAAAATCTCCTGGGGGCGGAACGGTCTTGTCTGTCGGGGATATTCCCTTCCAGTCGGGAGGGTTCAGGATTATTTTTAAAAATGCCCGGATCACTGCCGATAAAGTGATCATCCAGCCGATACGGCCGGGATATGGAGGTGACGACCATGGCGCAAAAAAGGATTGA
- the cdhB gene encoding CO dehydrogenase/acetyl-CoA synthase complex subunit epsilon — protein MPMTDSWQTAEIPGPKKASLIVKPDIADAMIRRAKRPIMIVGHGIVEYEVEGKKLIDCLIELAKKAKIPVVVTASTNKEFLSRQFSPAAIMPAVDISNRLTDPSWKGLDGKDPYDLAIFVGLPYAMESTILSGLKHFAPTVKTMTLDCVYQPNASWSFPNSTIKDWAANLKGIVSNLGD, from the coding sequence ATGCCGATGACCGACTCCTGGCAGACCGCCGAGATCCCCGGGCCGAAGAAGGCCTCCCTCATCGTCAAACCGGACATTGCCGATGCCATGATACGCCGGGCAAAACGCCCGATCATGATCGTAGGCCACGGCATTGTCGAATACGAGGTTGAGGGGAAGAAACTCATCGACTGCTTGATCGAGCTTGCAAAAAAAGCAAAAATTCCGGTTGTTGTTACCGCCAGCACGAACAAGGAGTTCCTCAGCCGGCAGTTCTCCCCTGCCGCGATCATGCCTGCGGTCGATATCAGCAACCGGCTCACGGATCCATCCTGGAAAGGCCTTGACGGGAAAGATCCATACGATCTCGCCATCTTTGTTGGACTCCCCTATGCCATGGAATCGACCATCCTCTCCGGGCTCAAGCATTTCGCACCGACCGTGAAGACCATGACCCTTGACTGCGTGTACCAGCCCAATGCGAGCTGGTCGTTTCCCAACAGCACGATAAAAGACTGGGCTGCCAATCTCAAGGGGATTGTCTCGAATCTGGGGGACTAG